The Tubulanus polymorphus chromosome 1, tnTubPoly1.2, whole genome shotgun sequence genome contains a region encoding:
- the LOC141908062 gene encoding uncharacterized protein LOC141908062 isoform X2, with amino-acid sequence MALHRRLRQILNRADDDDVIEAISRQHHFTHRKAANIYEQMRKLCMSNGDLTDIVREKLNNSGTFSSDSSSPRRSKKRHPFDQDRVSLGSTGNRSRTWTSTDDSCPEDDEDFDVENGFEVFIDYDPVSESYRDKPQERPKMSGSSKSSSRSNKPLSRMFDAPPIPQTQRAYDDTGYKSDYSTLDRLSAKASDNVTMSDIEDMCQHNAGLIETDTETITGSPEQPRRNQQEPVTTSCISPHDQPDNRVKTQSSYLTNPASNQGNRKSNGQLSPNSSRRSSSSSLLAKVHKFEQIQLGKLPACVPSSDSEYDNEFMNDPIKPARDSQPPPRQDSDLKRPKEFPFSLNLDQEPVKERPDKRIRQTDWSPKTHDDPSFRGPRASPFRDVRDIGPSPPKERAKTSSSAEKKQSWLSEEREKQYRSPGNVDKGYRHVTPPVRDTDCKSKPFIPSVPDGGHLSARSSEVVDSFIAPEVARNPLSPPTSSNWKENKSSSRHSDGGHSTGKSTVDSFVCPEVSRDPVSPPFPSDSRHARYTSKHSDGGHSTGKSTIDSYVNPDISRDPVSPPVPGNASNKRNTSKKSDGGHSTGKSTIDSFVNAEFARGPPSPPLPENLNFDSLSSRGTVNSSLVCPLEYQQPISPPLPPCPIEHYGTISSDATLEPPEAPPPPAEKPKKQRKTLSYRNRSKSDSRMQPKKSNDRKHVPGGYEQKNYEYDPRSRPRYPPQSQQFRDDQNFQHEIDEFNDVLRDLSKSMFKDKRKALEHSPHHHANFFPPFRPEVDRYRHDPRYAPPPMPPYPPYPHHYYMDDYYYRQYSPIPHHVPPHLQYHPGYYPPHPPHDWDYRDSYHRISPYGVPYPPPPRPPPPPDRNPFYEREYQHSPHYENAPAPRHYSPFEQHFPSYHSEYHSSYEELCKRNSYPGYNYFEKSHNRLSPNIPPVHYPVDPIYYDDVARPQPPPLPPRPENLSLPNSRPPYPYLGMGSPKRMGMSPDIPPPPVPPPPPGWIDRYPHHPSAFQVPTERKEAFRVSPVQENQPPKVQSWEYGQPIDETFPRHITGFDETWDESSGQPSIESTTSSFDQYVPGPHIESETDTETLLATQERESLILSPFTETRMVPRKTKAEKKEELKNRWSGSYENSTLSSTLKSNASTMTITDERGAKFRNSRYEPYQPPSTGADLPGLVLQPKQVNHQIIDKPTYLSTNEPPDWKHKDTVIASNPHLKLDLNSDPTRNSTPPPPKITDGETRRDILEEKGVIFVKPQYANGQSPSSQRKRHDIPKITIVSQSPSPQQSPRVLDTLTTTVKMRLDIPHTDSPVTQSYLDSRSLSPRSEHEEDDFDDFDEDEYEDEPVVNLDLIKAALFGEKGEQPNTKPELHIKRSGIRSPRLHESSGPPRKPLLSAGAYILDEGQDEYVMAPAKENREKHKAEIQDALTELEGLYENLALDDDNLLDGANRQEIKGNIKSSQLSGSLSRLSVENLQKFRSDSDSHKHRKLDSPSMEYTRQWLHGENERIMADAPKIDENILDTSHNSDDVFATSSTTYVKPPRQSGSYHSSSQDSSKALRRAPYPRKVADDMSRRRLRTSSVGSPAAGPHQASISWLALSPGITPATSVESMNRRMITRPRSPDPIFDDVNFRNIRRSLSTSGLDEYEEFNPLVLPSPTTADYLNPRENEPKRARMRSRPLDEADKYHDDMAYRRLRKDVEPVVSVRQRSKSLDRLPSVETKKPTPRRRGSVGKIAEMFEKQSETQSSIFVHAQSLPDLSSPSVQYDHRGDIISNEQQYAKVSAKQRTNKQYILTPRLVKQRSKYRQKNNDASEESPDSDLMKSDAALRKRLCDMDKMQHLAAPNTVKNDELSDYDNLQQSDSGSSGSAICMVAHPPMEPEVFNTRKQSKENILEYYDVHAQSFANVVAYFEESGKHAITSQMPTNSMSLRKFASHDDINIDTDDHDIHLRIRRKSGSPSSEEKDSPRTKSLRARCGSDPCLTEGRTVKPPPHRGIEKWSEIVV; translated from the exons ATGGCACTGCATCGTCGATTGCGACAGATACTGAATCGGGCAGATGACGATGATGTGATAGAAGCGATATCCAGACAACATCACTTCACACACCGCAAAGCTGCCAACATTTATGAACAAATGCGGAAACTATGCATGTCCAATGGAGATTTAACGGATATTGTTcgagaaaaattaaacaatagTGGAACGTTTTCCTCGGATAGTTCGAGTCCTCGGAGATCGAAAAAACGTCACCCATTCGATCAAGATCGTGTTAGTCTGGGAAGCACTGGTAACCGCAGTCGAACTTGGACATCAACTGATGACAGTTGTCCAGAAGACGACGAGGATTTTGATGTTGAAAATGGTTTCGAAGTCTTCATCGATTATGATCCAGTCTCAGAG TCTTACCGTGACAAGCCCCAGGAGAGACCGAAAATGTCGGGCAGCAGTAAGTCTTCAAGTCGCAGTAACAAGCCTTTATCGCGTATGTTTGATGCTCCTCCAATTCCACAAACGCAAAGAGCATATGATGACACGGGTTACAAGTCAGATTACAGCACACTAGATCGGCTATCAGCAAAAGCCAGTGATAATGTGACTATGTCAGATATAGAAGATATGTGTCAACATAATGCGGGACTTATTGAAACGGATACTGAAACAATAACTGGGAGCCCAGAACAGCCTCGTAGAAATCAACAGGAACCTGTCACGACGTCTTGTATTTCGCCGCATGACCAGCCTGATAATCGTGTAAAAACCCAATCTTCTTATCTAACGAATCCTGCAAGTAATCAGGGTAACCGTAAGTCAAATGGACAACTGTCCCCCAACTCTAGCCGTAGGAGTAGTTCCAGTTCTTTACTGGCCAAAGTACATAAATTTGAACAGATTCAACTGGGAAAGCTACCAGCCTGTGTTCCATCTAGTGATTCTGAATATGACAACGAATTCATGAATGATCCGATAAAACCTGCTCGGGATAGTCAGCCACCACCGAGGCAAGATTCTGACTTGAAACGTCCAAAAGAATttccattttcattgaatttagaTCAAGAACCCGTCAAAGAACGTCCAGATAAACGGATCCGACAAACAGACTGGAGCCCTAAGACTCACGATGATCCATCATTTCGCGGACCCAGGGCATCGCCATTTCGAGATGTTCGTGACATTGGTCCGAGTCCACCTAAAGAAAGGGCGAAAACCTCAAGTAGCGCTGAAAAAAAGCAGTCATGGCTCTCTGAAGAACGCGAAAAACAATACAGGTCACCGGGGAATGTTGATAAAGGCTACAGACATGTTACACCCCCTGTTAGAGATACAGACTGCAAATCAAAGCCATTTATTCCTTCTGTACCTGATGGTGGTCACTTATCGGCCAGATCGTCTGAGGTTGTTGATTCATTTATTGCTCCAGAAGTTGCACGTAATCCATTATCTCCACCAACTTCCTCTAACTGGAAAGAAAACAAATCAAGTTCTAGGCATTCAGATGGCGGCCACTCCACTGGAAAATCAACCGTTGATTCGTTTGTTTGCCCTGAAGTTTCGAGAGATCCGGTTTCTCCCCCATTTCCAAGTGATTCACGCCATGCTAGATACACTTCCAAACATTCGGATGGTGGCCATTCAACTGGAAAATCGACTATTGATTCTTATGTAAATCCCGATATTTCCAGGGACCCTGTATCCCCTCCAGTTCCCGGAAATGCCTCCAATAAAAGAAATACTTCCAAAAAATCGGATGGTGGCCATTCTACAGGAAAATCGACCATTGATTCTTTTGTTAATGCTGAATTTGCTCGGGGCCCACCATCACCGCCTTTACCAGAAAATCTCAATTTCGACTCACTGTCTTCACGGGGAACTGTAAATTCGTCTCTTGTCTGCCCATTAGAATATCAGCAACCCATTTCTCCACCCCTTCCACCGTGTCCAATTGAACATTATGGGACGATATCATCTGACGCAACTTTAGAGCCACCGGAGGCTCCACCACCACCGGctgaaaaaccaaaaaagcaACGCAAAACACTGTCGTATAGAAATCGATCGAAAAGTGACTCGCGAATGCAGcctaaaaaatcaaatgaccGTAAACACGTTCCCGGTGGCTACGAACAAAAGAATTATGAATATGATCCCCGAAGTCGTCCTAGATATCCACCTCAAAGTCAACAGTTTCGGGACGACCAAAACTTTCAACATGAGATAGATGAATTTAACGATGTTCTACGTGATCTTAGTAAATCTATGTTCAAAGACAAACGCAAGGCCCTAGAACATAGTCCACATCATCACGCTAATTTTTTTCCACCATTTAGACCTGAAGTTGATCGGTACCGACATGATCCCCGTTACGCACCGCCACCAATGCCTCCCTATCCACCGTATCCACATCATTACTATATGGACGATTACTACTATAGGCAATACTCTCCTATACCACATCACGTACCACCTCATCTCCAGTATCATCCCGGTTATTACCCACCCCATCCCCCGCATGACTGGGATTATAGAGACAGTTACCATAGAATATCACCTTACGGAGTTCCATATCCACCGCCCCCACGACCACCACCCCCTCCTGACCGAAATCCGTTCTATGAACGGGAGTACCAGCATTCCCCTCACTATGAAAATGCACCAGCTCCAAGACATTATTCTCCGTTTGAGCAACATTTTCCCTCATACCACTCTGAATATCATTCGTCATATGAGGAACTGTGTAAACGAAATAGCTATCCAGGTTacaattattttgagaaaagtCACAACCGTTTATCGCCTAATATACCACCTGTACATTATCCCGTAGACCCCATTTACTATGACGATGTAGCCCGCCCTCAACCCCCACCCTTACCACCAAGACCAGAAAACCTATCACTACCGAATTCAAGACCTCCATACCCTTACCTAGGGATGGGTTCGCCAAAAAGAATGGGAATGAGTCCAGATATTCCTCCCCCACCTGTGCCACCACCCCCACCTGGCTGGATAGACAGGTATCCTCACCATCCATCTGCCTTCCAAGTGCCAACAGAAAGAAAAGAGGCATTCCGTGTAAGCCCTGTTCAAGAAAACCAGCCACCGAAAGTCCAAAGTTGGGAATATGGTCAACCTATCGATGAAACTTTCCCGAGACACATTACTGGCTTCGATGAAACGTGGGATGAATCGTCTGGCCAACCTTCGATAGAATCAACTACGAGCAGTTTTGATCAATATGTTCCTGGTCCACATATCGAATCAGAAACAGATACAGAAACACTGTTAGCCACTCAAGAACGTGAATCACTCATTTTGTCCCCGTTTACTGAAACCAGAATGGTTCCAAGAAAAACAAAGGCAGAAAAGAAGGAAGAACTTAAAAATCGGTGGTCTGGTAGTTACGAAAATAGTACTTTGAGTAGCACGTTGAAATCAAATGCATCAACAATGACAATCACTGATGAACGAGGGGCTAAATTCCGTAACAGCCGTTACGAACCCTATCAACCACCATCAACTGGAGCTGACCTTCCAGGCCTTGTACTGCAGCCTAAGCAAGTCAATCACCAAATTATCGATAAACCAACGTACCTTTCGACGAATGAGCCTCCTGACTGGAAGCACAAAGACACTGTCATTGCATCAAACCCTCACCTAAAACTAGATCTGAACAGTGATCCAACCCGTAATTCAACACCACCCCCTCCAAAAATAACTGACGGGGAAACACGAAGAGACATTTTAGAGGAAAAAGGCGTCATATTTGTTAAACCGCAGTATGCAAATGGGCAGTCGCCTTCATCACAACGAAAAAGGCACGATATCCCTAAAATCACAATAGTTTCGCAATCCCCATCCCCTCAACAGTCCCCTCGTGTTCTAGATACGCTGACTACCACTGTGAAGATGCGTTTGGACATTCCGCATACCGATTCTCCGGTAACACAGTCGTATTTAGATTCCAGATCATTGTCTCCAAGAAGTGAACATGAagaagatgattttgatgacttCGATGAAGATGAATACGAAGATGAACCCGTAGTTAATCTTGATCTTATTAAAGCTGCGTTATTTGGTGAGAAAGGTGAACAGCCGAACACAAAGCCAGAGCTCCACATTAAACGCTCTGGAATTCGATCTCCGCGTCTTCACGAATCGTCTGGTCCACCCAGAAAACCGCTTTTATCGGCCGGTGCGTACATATTGGACGAAGGTCAAGACGAATATGTCATGGCCCCGGCGAAAGAGAACCGTGAAAAACACAAGGCTGAAATTCAAGATGCGTTGACCGAACTCGAGGGCTTGTATGAAAACTTAGCTCTCGATGACGATAACTTACTCGATGGTGCTAATCGTCAGGAAATCAAAGGTAATATAAAAAGTAGCCAATTGTCCGGAAGTTTAAGTCGCCTTTCAGTCGAGAATCTCCAAAAGTTTCGATCTGACAGTGATTCGCATAAACATCGAAAGTTGGATTCGCCGAGTATGGAATATACACGTCAATGGCTTCACGGCGAGAATGAACGCATCATGGCAGATGCCcctaaaattgatgaaaacatTCTAGATACGAGTCACAATAGCGATGATGTGTTCGCAACGTCATCGACAACGTATGTGAAGCCACCGAGACAGAGTGGCTCATACCACTCCTCATCACAAGATTCTAGTAAAGCTTTACGACGTGCCCCGTATCCCAGGAAGGTAGCCGATGATATGAGCCGCAGACGTTTACGGACAAGCAGCGTTGGTTCACCCGCTGCTGGACCGCATCAAGCGTCCATCAGCTGGTTGGCGTTATCACCCGGCATAACGCCGGCTACCTCCGTCGAGAGTATGAATCGAAGAATGATAACCCGACCTCGGTCACCGGATCCGATTTTCGATGATGTAAACTTTCGTAACATACGTAGATCACTTTCGACGTCTGGGTTGGATGAATATGAAGAGTTTAACCCGTTAGTTCTTCCATCTCCGACTACTGCTGATTATCTCAATCCGCGGGAAAATGAACCGAAAAGAGCTCGCATGCGCTCACGCCCCTTGGACGAAGCGGACAAATACCACGATGACATGGCGTATAGACGACTTCGCAAAGATGTGGAGCCAGTAGTGAGTGTTAGACAGCGATCCAAGAGTTTGGATAGATTGCCGTCAGTAGAAACGAAGAAACCGACTCCTAGAAGGCGTGGATCTGTCGGTAAAATTGcagaaatgtttgaaaaacagTCGGAAACTCAATCGTCAATATTTGTTCATGCCCAAAGTCTTCCCGACCTCTCTAGTCCGAGTGTCCAATACGATCATCGTGGCGATATAATCTCCAACGAACAGCAATACGCAAAAGTCAGTGCTAAACAACGGACGAATAAACAATATATCCTTACTCCTCGTCTAGTGAAACAGAGATCTAAATACCGTCAGAAAAATAACGATGCAAGTGAGGAATCCCCCGATAGTGACCTAATGAAATCGGACGCGGCATTGAGAAAGCGTTTATGTGATATGGATAAAATGCAACATTTGGCAGCTCCGAATACTGTCAAAAACGACGAATTGTCTGATTATGACAATCTGCAACAATCAGACTCTGGAAGTTCGGGGAGTGCTATCTGTATGGTAGCTCATCCACCGATGGAACCAGAAGTATTTAACACGCGTAAGCAAAGTAAAGAAAATATCTTAGAATATTACGACGTTCACGCGCAGAGTTTCGCGAATGTCGTCGCTTATTTTGAAGAGTCCGGTAAACACGCTATAACGAGTCAAATGCCAACGAACAGCATGAGTTTGAGAAAATTCGCCTCTCACGACGACATCAATATCGATACCGACGACCACGATATTCATTTACGAATCAGGCGCAAATCCGGAAGTCCGTCGTCGGAAGAGAAAGATTCGCCGCGTACGAAATCTTTACGTGCTCGGTGCGGTTCGGATCCATGTTTGACCGAGGGAAGAACGGTCAAACCACCCCCACACAGAG GTATTGAAAAATGGTCTGAAATTGTAGTGTGA